A stretch of DNA from Oryza brachyantha chromosome 9, ObraRS2, whole genome shotgun sequence:
AAACAAACCTTTCGAGCCTatttagtccatgattagtcataactgctacagtaactctcatgtgctaatgatggattaattaggcctaaaaaatttgtctcatggTTTCTTGACAccttatgcaattagttttttaattagtcgtCAAAATAgtcttccgatatccggtcaaatatttgatgtatcACCTAACCCAAAAATTCccgcaaactaaacaagccctaaaACGATTTCGCACCATTAGATGTACATATCTAATGGACTAAAACGATCTAAAATATCTCTCGCGCGGTCCTACACAGGGCACACCTCTAACTACGCACTTCATGCCCGTTGGCCGATGtcaatcaactcaaaattagGGAAAATTGATTGATGTTCTTTTTACCTGTAATTGTGCATAGTTGAGGTGTAGGGCATCCTGCatttttcatcaatcaaattcaATAGGGGAAGAGTAGAACCAGCAATCCAGAGGTGGGCAGCATGGGGGCAGCAGCTGACCGTCAGCGTGGAGGGAGGGAGCAATTGGCCGACGACTTTGGGGCCCTATGGGCCTTGGATCCCGGCCTATCTTTCTGTTCTGCAGATGATTCAGTTTTCTTAACTTTGCTCAATGCTAGGGAGATGTGGCTCAACCAGCAGGTTTTATCGATCACCCCCTACAAGCTATCCCAGCCCAGGATGATTTCAACCTGTCTGGTGATCCCTTTTGTCAGGTTAAGCCCAGCAATCCATCTCTCAAACTTGCAAAGGGCAGAAAAAAGAGACAGGAGATAGATTTGGTGGATTTTGGCACAAGAAGAAGTGCCAGGATAAATAAGCTTACTGATGGTTACATGTCGCCGGATCCTTCTATTGGAATGGGCAAACCAAGAGGGAAAGCTTCCCTGGAAAGTGCTAAGACGTTAAAGATGATGTCTCAAGAAAGTGGTATTCTGCTCTCACCAAACCCTCTCCCTTCTGATTTTATTGAATCCTATACTGATGACAATGGCACAAATTCTGTGCCGATGGATTGCTCCATCCAACTTCTACAACAAATTGGTGTTGATGGCTTGCCCGTGCCCGCGCCAAGTCCGTGCTGCCTCCCACGCCCGAACCGAGTCCGAGCCACCATCggctccgcccgccgcccgcaaccgccgtcgccgaatcCGCCGTCGTGGCCGACTCGGTCCCCTAACCACCGCCCGCCCTACCCAGCTGCCCCCTCCCCCATAAATGCCCCTCGcccgcgcgccaccgccgccctttTCCAGacgtccccgagccgccgccgcgcccatcgcctcgccgtcgtcgaccgaTCTCGCGCCTCACCGCCGGTTGCCATTGCGGAGCCGTGTCACCGCCCATTCCCGCTCGACGCCGACTCGCTgccgccctcgcgccgctggTGAGTGtcccctttcccctctccctccttcttcttccccttcagccgccgccgtcagccCGTGTGCACCGCTGTTCACCGCCGACGCGCCGTTTTGGCGCCGCCTCCCatgcctcgccgtcgctgacGCGGTCGCACCGTCGTCaacctccccgagccgccaccgTCCTCCTTTGGCGCGCTGCTCTTAACGTTGTCGCCGGTTCTCGCGCTGCCGctcgcccggtcgtcgtcgcccgcgcgccgcccgcccagtcgtcgtcgcccgcACGCCGCCCGTCGTTCGCCACTCGCCGCCTTCCGCTGCTCGCTCGGCCgatcgccgcctccctcctctcccggccaaacccacctcccctcctctctattTTGGGGCCACTGGCAAGttgggcccacccgtcagccggtcgcctcctcctcccctctctctcccctccggGGCCCACTGGTCagtcctctccccctctctccttggtccacctgtcggcgccaccTCATTCCTCCGCTGACATTAGCGAGCCcctttattgcgcaataaatgatttaagacttttctgtttagttaaaaacccagaaaacttctaaaattcataactaattcattcggtctccgtttaagtccattcaaatttcattaaattcataaaattgtcaagaatccattaaaaatactttattttgttgtttcaatagagtttgtgtctgtttatttatttttgtgctttggcgcttagattcggacctcgCCGAAGcaccggtttacttcgagatcttcgccgaagtaccccaaggaccagagcaaggcaagtggcactcaccttgatcatattggacccattattgcaaattccccgctttatttattcaaacatgcattgttttaattaaaatatttattgtatttatttttcgggtaaccCTTATTTATGCCATTGTTTATTCATCTTTATTTATGCTATACCGGGGTAAattgagtagagttaggcctaggttaatgcttagctgTGCTTAAATAGCTCGTGGGATCACActttaatcattactagtttTGAATAGCTGTTAATGATAATTCATTACCCAGTttgggttaatgccaactaaaatattgataatgatgggctgtgggtgcatgattttgagagtcgcacccatggcgattaaggaccggttcatgggaaaccctgaaaatattttagcactaaccacatgccgaaatgggtaaggtgggatttgaagtatgggttcgaactatttgacgtaccaaggcaagggtaggcgtgatggagtatggatagGACATCATGGTATAACGatagcctctgctgcttccggatctaccaaggcacaagaagggactgtccgacttggtgtaaaggagggagtGAAACCTGAAGCGCGATgcaattaaatagggagggttatgtgacgggtcctatcacggtctccttttcgGTATGTCATGGTggcatgtcggcgcacgttcaagtgcagtggagtcgtatcttgtgggtacagtagtacacctctgatcagagtataatctattcgaatagccgtgcccacggtcaaGGGCGGACTCCCAACTTcattgtgattagttgaacctttaatgacttgagtaaactgACTTTGACTTGGggctactgcaacgtggtgtagcgttaagtagtggttgggcctgtcgcagcgtggtgtaacgttggacagtgatgtggtattttacaactattgtttatttatttttattttatccaattactttattcaatttattttacaactattGTTTATTAGATggtgctttattgcaactaaccttagcctatccttgatgattcctatgcatcatttattaccctctttttcgtgctgcttgttgagtacgatagtttgtactcagtcttacTTAATTTTCCCCTTCAGAGGTAGAAGtcgaatccgatggaggtgactctcaggagtgagctatTCCgtcgtcgaagcgttgcctgtggactagagccgcGCCCGCTGTAGCTAGTCTACGTTATCTTTCTGCTGTATTTCtcgaataaattaattattattttcagttgttctaacaacgatggttatgtaatcaatattgtctttttttgtACCCTGGCTGATCTTAGAcagagattttaatacacaattaagtttctaaaattcgtgtgaggattTTTTTGGACGTGACAACATATAACCATCAGTTAACTTGTTTATCCTGTCACTTCTTCGCCGACCCATATCTGTAAGCTCAAGCTCatgtttcttctttctccctttaGCTGGCTTTAGGGAGGTAGTGGAGCTACACATATCCTGATAGAAGGGGTCAGCAGGAAACAATAAACCATTCTGGACTGGAATGGCATGCAGAGGGGCCACCAAGAGAATTTGTTGGTTGACCCACATGTCCTTTGCTTTGAATAGAGCAGTGATAAACAAAGAGAACGGAATCGCCTGAAGGGCTGGCAAGTATGCAGAAACCATTTGTCCATACATCTCATTACAAAGCTCATCCATCCTTCCTGAAAGTAGGCCATAATAACTAATCTTTTTTAGACGGTCCCAAAACTgtggaaaaaccaaaaaaacaggTAGTTCATCAGCGAAATATTTAGCTTGTGTGATAGACTGTTGGTCTGTAAAAGGTACAAGTTGAAGTTGCACACTTGACACATTCTGAGAGACAACACTATAGGAATGGGATTGTTCCTCATGCTGAGCATTGCTTTGGTCATTGTCTCCCATCCATTCATCGCCTGCCGGGTCATTATGGAGATCATTGGGAATAACCGGCTCTGGCAGAGGTAAGTGGTTTACAGGAGGCAAATCCTCATCTGTCAGTTGGGCGTAAGCAAAATCGCCATTAAGGacaaaaaactgaaacaatCCAAGAGCGGCCTACCCTACCAAAACTGGAGTATTTTTTAACAACCACCTTCCTTGGTACTTCTTCTACCGAGGAAAATATCACCTTGGCCAAGATTCTTCCTCTAAACCTCGGACCATTTACACATCTCAGCAATCTGCCAGAAGTTCCAACCGCTTTTTTCAACTATTTCGTGTGTTTGCAGATCCAGAGGAAAGTCAAGCATCATAACCCAACTTTCACGTGTTGGCGGTGTGTTTCGGTAGGAGGAAGTAAGATCAtgatcaacaaaaaaaaagcataaagTGCCCATTAACATTATAAGGTCCCCCATGACCAAGGCATCCCTCACCGGATAGACGTCACCCGCAAGCGATCTCCTAGACAGGTAGGTGTCGCCCGCGAGCTTCCAATccgtgtggatcgcccgggaagatttgtgaaggttgttgcTTAGCCTCTGCAAGAAAATTAGGTAAGTTGATAGTGGATACATGAGCTTGCTCGTAGGAGGTTGCTGAGTAGAGCAAGTTGTGACCTTGGTTTGAGCTTGCTCGTAGTACTAcatctgttttataatgtaagatgtttgatttttttgttacaacgtttgaccatttgtcttgttcaaaaaatttagtataaatataaaaaataacaagtcgtgattaaagtttttttataataaagtaagtcacaagcaaagtaaatgatatttttataattttttgaataagataaatagtcaaatattgcaaacagaaaagtcaaacatcttatattataaaacgaatGGAGTAACTTTCAAggatttgttttgtgtttaaactaaatatttaagaaataattggtGGCTGAAATTTTACAAGTTTAACAAATCTTATcctaaacgataaatatttttgatcgaAAAGAGTACAGCAGATAAGCTAGGTGGCTCTAAGCttttgatattaaaaaaagagagagtatTAATAATCATGCCATTCTCTCTGAGCTATTTTTTTGCCGATATCTCGTATCATACAATGCAACAAATCAGAAGTTCAAATCCTCGATAGTACTATTTCTGAAACCCTGCGCACTGATAGTACTGTTTATATATAGACCCACGGGTCAGGGAGGGGTCAGGATCCCATTTGCCAGctgtaaaaaagaaaggagcaaAATcgtcaagagaaaaaaaaagagagagaaacccGTTGCCTCCTTCCCACAAACCCCCAAAACCCTCGTcccctcgtcggcggcggctaggAAGAAGGggaaaggaaaggagaagaagccgccgccgtcgccgccgccagccgcggATGCAGCTAGTGTTGGTGCCTCGTCTACCCCTGCTCACCGAACCCACCGTAAGCAGACTGGCGTGGTACGGGCTCAAAACCCGGCGAAGGCGTCGCCTGCAGATTCCGGTGCCAAGCTTGCACCGAGCCCGACGGACTCCACTGCATACCCAGGCGTCCTCACCGACGAGGCCGGCTCCCCGCATCCTTCTTCAGGACCCAATCTCGACACCTCGCCTGCGACCAAGTTGAAGAATGCTGGCTTGGTGCCTTGTGGGCTCGGATCCACCTCCTCGCGTCAAGGCGTCGCAGTCAATGGATGATCCACCCAACACCACCGCCAAGAAGGAACCGACGCCAGACCTGCACAAGGACCCCTATCCTGTTCTTTCTGACCAGGATAGGGCTATCATCTCCTGGCCAACACTTCAGGAAAGTTCAAGCGTCCGAGGGAAGGTACCTGCCTCCCAAGACCTCAAACAGTTCCTACATGCGGTGAAGTCCTCTGCTGCGGCGGATGCTACCCCGCCGTCTGCAAAAGCCACTTCACCAGCTGACAGGATAGGAGATGTTACGGAAAGGAAGTCATATGTCGGAGCTTGTGCCGCTGGAATCCCTAAACTGGCTGAGGACTACAAAACAGATGAAGAGCTCACTGCAGAGTATCTTCACTTCTTGCGAAGGTAAGAAACTCGTTGAAGTATTAGAGAAACATTGGAATTCAGTAAATCAAATAGCTTGATTGCTACCATGAAATAGCGTAGAAAATTGGTAATGTTTATCAATTTAGAAGATAGGCAGTATGAAATGTGCCATTTGACTTAACTTcatgcaaaacaaattttctgaTGTTTGATACTCAcccgaagaaaaaaaaaatcatgctaACCAAACATAGACCTGGTCTTTGATATTTCTTACAACAGTTGTACATATCTagttgaggaaaaaaaaggctttGAGGGTCATGAATCAAACATTAGAAATATATGTACAGTAACCAAAAAGTTTATTGAAATGTTCATAATCTATTATTTGTGGAACTGCATATAGAATGAAACGAATGGGTAAAATATATCGTCTCAAATCCTCAAGCAATCAAAATAGCTtcctttattttgttgttgttgctgatACAGTTCTAGATACAATGAATTTCTTCTCGTCTCACTTTTGTGGCATTAATCCCCTTGGGACATTGAAACTTAATCCAGTGGTCAGATTAATCCCCTTGGGACATTGAAACTTAATCCAGTAGTCAGATTTAATTGGAGGGATGTGGCTTTGCCACATGCCACTAGTGATACTTAGTGGGGATCAATCATACAGATATATAGGATTCTATATCTATACcatactaatttaaatttgtttgtttgtgatAGTTTTAAATGCAAAGAGGAATACAAATCAACAAGTGATGTTATGGTTGTGGAAGACGAAGTTGAGttctatatatcaaatatttccTCCATGAAGGAACGCAGAAACTTCACCCTTGAAGTGCATtttaaacacatgaaaatgcACAATAGGGAGTGGGCCTTTTCTTGTTGTAATCGCTTGGAGTACCTGAAGCCTCTCTTCATTCAAGCAACGGAAAATTTCTTAATTGAACAAAACGTTTCAGACAATGAAGATCTTATCCGCATGAGAACTAAATTAAACTTCATCGGGATGCCAAACAGGTaattttctcttgaacttaTGAAATTCATGACATGATGCTTCTGTGGTTATACCATAGGGCCTCTGGATACTGCAAGTTTAGTATATACATGAATTGGTATGTTCTTGATGGTTTGATTATTTACTAgtgcaaattttaaatagctaGTCCTAAACCATAATGCTTGTCTGCTGGctaccaaaatttatgtatacaTGAACATCATTTTTTGGTCTTAGTGAAAAGGCCAGTTGCGTCTAATCCTAAACTATGAAGACCGAAGTAACGACATTTCTCTTTCATATAGCATAATCTTTTGCCATGTGGATTTGATCTTCCTTCCTGAACATTAATATTGGGCTTGCATCTTTTGCTTACTGTTTGCTAGCTGTCAACAACCACAAACCATGCCCTTCTTGCTACTGTATTTGTACATGAACTGCTATATTTGACCCCTAGGTTTATGGCACTTACATGACATGTCTTTTTCAATTACAATTGCAGCATTGAGACTATTGATGACTATATCAAAGGCAAAGAGTTAGTCAAATACAAAAGGCTTTTTGCAGAAGATGCTGACGAGAAGAACAAGACTGATGTTGTGATCCTCACAGCTGTTGGAAGGATGATATTTCTCAGACTTTTGTCACTTCTCCTTGACTTACATGAGCGCAACATGACACTGGCAGGCGGTTTTAGTTTAGAGCATATTGTTGTGATTGATGGAGTGTGCAGCATTTTGCTTAACCCTAAGTTAGCAACTCCTGATGACAGGGCAAAAGACCTCCGCTGCCTTGAGAAAATCCTTACTCCATACTACCAATGCAAggtggaagaaaaaggaagtaaGGTAATGCTGCCATTGTACTTTAAGGACCTCCAAAAAAATCTCAAGACTGCTGATGACGCTATGGTGAAAGAGAAGTGGTTCAGGGATTACCTGAGGTTTCATGCGGCTATTATGCCTTCAAGGGGAAGAAGAAATCTTATCCTGGGTATTACCAAAGTAATCCGGAAGTTTGAGCAGGCGGTAGCTGGATCATCATTTTGGACTGCATTGCAACACCCACCACCAGTTTGTCTAAATTGGAGACGAGATGCTGAATTATCCAAATGTAAGATTATTTCTGGGGTATATCATCACAAATCGGAGAGCAAATATGAAGGAAAGCAAGGTGAAGAAAAATCAGTGGACCAGAGTGGAGAACAATCAGATTATAAGCCTAATGGCACAGCTCTGGAACTGTTAATTTTCACCCACGAGCATGGTGATGAATATGTGGAAATTTCTGACCATGATGAGATAGAACTTTATCAGGCACACCAACTCTGTCATTTCCTGCCGTGGCTTTTGAGGAGGATGCTGAGTAATTGTAATATGATGAAGCAGTAAGTTAGCTTGCGTTGCCATTTATCTATGCAATTTAAAACTtggttaattttaataattttaatgttttcagTTTTGGTAGTACATGGTCCAACTATAGGTCTTCAAGGTATGACGATTGGGATGGCTATTGACTGAGTGAGAAGGTATGGGTTGTCTCTTGCTgtacttttttccttttaaaattaagaatttAGACCTCAAGGATCAAGAATACACAGTTCTGGGTTCTGGCTACCCCCTTTCACTCCATGGTTTGTGAACCAGAAATTGTATTACAGTCTCCAGTCCAATGGGTCTGAATAGCTGAACCAAGGGCAGGTAGAAACAGTGGAGTTTCCCTTTAGTTGCCCTGAGTCAATACTGTACAGAAAGAACTGAAGGAAAGCTTTCCTATTGATTAttgaataaaaataactacCAGCAACCTAACAACTTGAGATCGAGAATGCTTTAGCAGCACGATTGGATAGACCACAACTACTACAAACTCAGGAACCAGTGCTCATGGGAGGATCCTGTTCAGGGAGAAAAGCACCTCTCTAACCTGAATTCTTGAGTAGGCGACTGCAATTTCTCTTACTAACTCTGGTGCAGAAACTAAGAATCTAGCTTCTGACACGGTTTCTCAGGAATCATAATAACTTATAAGACCTCTTTCAAGAGTAGAGTTACTGACCACCTTTTGCCTGCTCCTTTCTTCTATGCAGAAATTGCTTGTTGTTTGTCAGAAATTCCTGTCTTCTATCTTTTCCAGTAACatccccatcttttcgtttctgcttctgtttataggccaaaatttaaattttcaaccttaaatttggagttaattttgggtttttcactgaagtttattttctagcattgacttttagatcgctaagaatacgtatataaaagttctattcacaaattatttttttgtctggaaatatgccgtttggcaTTTtgcatgaaaaagccaaacaatcaccccccaAGTTTGTAGAAGTTAAGCCAAAAGATTCCAGATCTTTTGGCTGCCTAGCTTGATCATTTTTGCAGGGAGCACACAGAAATGAACATCAAGCTGCCTACTGTGTACTGACTGGTGAGGTTAGGTGTGTGTTGtagtatgtgtgtgtgtgaaaaACAACGCAACAGGGGTGTATGCacacagagagagaagagagagaggtgtcCTTCAAAAGTCTGCACAAAGTTTCACAAACACTAGCCCGCTATGCCCTTCCCCTCTTGTCTTGTTTTCCCTCTTGTAGTTTTTGCAATGCCTTGTGCACACCCTGCTGAAAAGAGAGCCATATAAAACAGCATCCTTTGGACCCATTGCCTCTAGCCTCCTCTTGCTGCCCTGGAGCTGAACATTTTGCATTATTGCTTGTGCTTGTTTGCTCAAGCAAAGACTGCAAGAGAAGAATAAAGTGAGCAAGCAGCTTCATCCCTATCAAACCGAATTAGTATAATCCTCTTGTCCTAGTTCTTGGATCTCCAACACACAGTGCTGCATGTTTCCTTCCATGCATGGATTTCTCTTAATTTAGGAGAAACCTACCTTGCTTATTTGAACGTCTTCATTGCCAGCACTGTCTACCATAGTAGAGTATGTGCGGTGGTGGAACAGTCATTTTAGATTTTAGGCACATGCATGATCCATATTCTTATAATGCAATGTGCATTTTTGGATTAGGATACTGACCAATGAGCCTACTTTTCTTCTTATCTTCCTTTTGCATTCTATGGTTTGCCTCATCACTGACCAATCATGAGGTGATAAGTCACGTAAGCTTTTGTCACTCCTGCTCTTTTACATCCTTCTCACACTTAAGCCATAGGAGTCACAGCCGCTCTAGTAGTAGTACTGGTAATGGAGTGAACCTGGTGTGTATGGGCACCCACACCTTGTCATTGCACTTTGCCTCCTGAGTATGGCCCATTGGTTCTTTAATAGCCTCCAAGGCCTCAAGACCGTGAGAGCTGCTCCCTTGTTGGCCTTGATGTTTGCATGGGTTTCTTCCTGCCCTCTCTTTCTTTGGTGGTCATTAGGACTA
This window harbors:
- the LOC102716068 gene encoding uncharacterized protein LOC102716068 → MLAWCLVGSDPPPRVKASQSMDDPPNTTAKKEPTPDLHKDPYPVLSDQDRAIISWPTLQESSSVRGKVPASQDLKQFLHAVKSSAAADATPPSAKATSPADRIGDVTERKSYVGACAAGIPKLAEDYKTDEELTAEYLHFLRSFKCKEEYKSTSDVMVVEDEVEFYISNISSMKERRNFTLEVHFKHMKMHNREWAFSCCNRLEYLKPLFIQATENFLIEQNVSDNEDLIRMRTKLNFIGMPNSIETIDDYIKGKELVKYKRLFAEDADEKNKTDVVILTAVGRMIFLRLLSLLLDLHERNMTLAGGFSLEHIVVIDGVCSILLNPKLATPDDRAKDLRCLEKILTPYYQCKVEEKGSKVMLPLYFKDLQKNLKTADDAMVKEKWFRDYLRFHAAIMPSRGRRNLILGITKVIRKFEQAVAGSSFWTALQHPPPVCLNWRRDAELSKCKIISGVYHHKSESKYEGKQGEEKSVDQSGEQSDYKPNGTALELLIFTHEHGDEYVEISDHDEIELYQAHQLCHFLPWLLRRMLSNCNMMKHFGSTWSNYRSSRYDDWDGY